The Acinetobacter shaoyimingii DNA segment AGCCATTTCAGGTGTGACATCTGTTGACGGTCGTGCAACGATTATGATGCCGCATCCTGAACGTAACTTCCGTGCGATTCAGCATTCTTGGAAACCTGAAGATTGGGATCAAGATGGTGCATGGTTACGTATGTTCCGTAATGCACGTAAGTTTATTGGTTAAACTTTAACGTTAAATATACAAAACCGAGTGAGACATCACTCGGTTTTTTTATCTTTACACAAAATAAATTATTATCAGAATTTATTTCATGACTTTTTTAATTTTTTTAGCTGGTTCATCATAGGTGACAGGGCCACAAACTGAGATAAAAGGTAAATTAATACACACGGACCATCCTGTATCAGTACCTCCTCCTGATACGAGTGCTAATTCATCCATAGTGAGTTCAATGAGTTCTTTTGTAGCAGCATCCTTGCTCAACTTAATTTTTCCTTTGCTCATTTTTATACTATCAGTGTTTAACATACTAAACTTCCTTATTGCTTGATTTCAGTTTTTAATATGATGTCTAAAACATCACTATTCATGCTAATAAGAAAATAAAATGACTGTGTGTTTGTTTGGTTTAATTTTAAATAATGAATAATTATCATATGTATATGACGAAAAATAATAGAAAAATTAACTTAAGTTATTGAAAGTTGATTTTAAAATTTATATGAAAAGTAAAGATTAATTAAGACTGTATGACATATGAATTATTTGTATTTCAAAAATAGGATAATGTTGGATTTGTAAACAATACGTCTCTAAAGTGTTCACGATGTTAAGACATGTATGATGGATTCAATTAAGGCTTTGAAAATAATAATTAAATAAAAATGACCCTGAATAAATGATTCTTCTATGGTTAATCTACCCAAAATATAAATCCTTACATTTTCAAACTTGGTTTATTTTTTGCTTGATATAAATTATCTATATAAAAATAGATTTTGCTCCATCAATGTTCATAGATGAATGAGGTGACAAAATGATTAATGTGAATAAATATAATGAATTGGATAAATTGAGCCTAAGACAAAAGGGCTGGAAAATATTTGCTGCTGTCATTGCCTTGCAAATGCTTTTTCTTTTATTGAGTTATATGTTACATCCTTAAGATATAAACCTACATTTCTCCAACCTCAGTTCATTTATTTTTTAGTTTGCCTAAAATGAATAAATGGAATTAAGGATGCAAAAAACAATAAAAACATCACTCGCCATGATGATTGGACTCTCATTCGGCTTAAGCTCGATGAGTATTTATGCTAAAACCATCGAAACACAAACTATTCCTGTAAAAGAAACTAAAAATTCTAGATCGAATTCTTTGCAGTTATCGAATGCTCAATTAAAGCAATCAGCACTTGAGAAAGGCAATTGGGATGCATTTAACTATGCGCAGTTAAATCGTTTAATTTTAGAAAAGGGTCATCAAAGTCCAAATTATGATCCGAAGAGAAAACCTTATGTGGTTTTTGACTTTGACAACACTTCAGTATTTTTAGACATTGAAGAAGCAAGTTTGATTTATCAACTGGAAAATTTAAACTTCAAAGTGACACCTGCTGAGCTGAATAAAATTATTCGAATAGGTATTTCCGAGCAAAACTTTGTTGAGGACTATAATAATAAAGCTGGTCAGCCAGTCAGCATTAATACTATAGCACCCGATATTATTGAAAGTTATACATGGTTGTATCAGAACTATGTAGGTCTTAAAGGTAAAAAGACATTAACACAAGTCAAAGAAAATCCACATTATCAAAATTTTATCACTAAAATGCGCTATCTCTATGCAGCAATCGGTGACACCTTTGATCATGATGTGTCTTATCCATGGGTGACGTATTTATTTGCTGGATTTAAACCTGAAGAAGTCAGTCACTTGGCTTTGACGGCTTATCAGCAACAACAAAAGCAAGCCATTGGTCCTGTGACTTGGACATCTCCTGAATCCTTGAAAGGTAAAGCAGGTGCGGTTTCGGTGACATGGGAAAATGGTTTGAGACCCTATAAAGATGTGCGCAATTTATATCAAGCTTTTATGAACAATGGTTTCGATGTCTATGTTTGCTCAGCCTCATTTATTGATGTGATTAAAGGTGTAGCCACAGATAAGAGCATTGGTTTTAATGTCCCGAAGCAGAATATCTATGCAATGGAATTGAAGCATGATCAGAATGGTCGTATTAAACCTGTGTTTAATCAGGATTATTACCAAACTCAAGGTAAGGGCAAGACCCTGACCATTCAAAAGTTTTTGGTTTCCAAATATGGTTATGGTCCTGTATTTATTTCTGGGGATAGTGAAGGCGACCAAAATATGATGCAAGATTTTAAAGATACAGAAAAAGTTTTGATTATTAATCGTTTGCGTAAACCAACATCAGATGTTGGTAAATTTTCAAAATTGGCTGTAGATACTTATGGTCAAGCCAATGCTAAATATTTGTTACAAGGGCGTGATGCCAATACAGGTGAGTTTATTCCTTCGAATAAGAGTTTAGCTTTTGGTGCAAATGAGGCGAAGGCTTTGAAATAGTGATTCGATTAAAAAAGGAACTTATATTGTTTTTCTCCTTATTTTTGAAGGATCGAATTAACAAATCCTTTGTCTGTCTGATTGGACGTCCGTGTCCCACAGTCAGACGGGCGACATCCGTGTCGCAGATTAGTTGATCGACTTTTATTAAACAGTCAATTGAACCTGTTTAAGTACAGCTTTCAATGTATTTAAATAATCAAATTCATTGTTCGTAGAATCTTGATAACGCCAAGCCACATAACCATCTGGACGAACGAGTATCGCACCTGACTCATGTATTTCAGATAATTTATTCCAAGTGCCATAGACATCACGGTAGTCACGACAACCAATCTGAATAACGTCTAAATAGGGCAAATTCAGCGCATCAACAGCTTTTTTCCAACCTTGACCAGAAAGCCCAGTCAATAAAGTAAATCGTCCATGACCTGTGATATCCAAAGTCGATTGTTTATTTCCTTTGGCATCAATTAACCATGTATGTGGAATTTTTGCACCTGGGCGAGTTGTTGCTTGTAAGTAGAGCTGTTCGTCTTTTACGAAAACTTCAGGTTCAATTTCTGCAATTACCGCATTGGATCCGTAGCGTTGATTCAATTCGACACCTTGCGCATTAAACTCATAGTGCTTAATTTCTAGCGCTTTAAATAATTTTTGTCGAATTTCTGCACCGTGTTCATCTTCAGCAAAGATACGATCTAACATCTGTTGTTGCGTTGTTACGCCTTGGTCAAAACCAAACACTTCTTTCAAATGTTTATAGTCAAAGCGAGATTGGTTTGCCCTAGCGACAATTTGTTTGCCCACAGGTGCACGTTCAGTGGTATAAGATTCCAGTAATGATTCGTCTGCCCAACCTTTGACTGCGTAAGCGAGTTTCCACCCTAAATTGAATGCATCTTGCATACAGGTATTTGAACCTAAACCACTTGAAGGTGGGTGACGATGTACAGCATCTCCACCGCAAAATACGCGACCTTTAGAATATTCAGTTGCCCACGTTTGATTGACATACCAATAAGACACTTTTTGTATTTCGACATCTTCCACTTCGGTGCCAACAAACGTATTTAAACGCGCTCTAACTTGTTGTTCAGTGACTTGAGGTTCGCCTTTAGAAATATCAAAACCCCAACCCATAATCCACTCATTCCAAGGGGTGATGGCACGAAGTAAGCCCATGCCTAGATCACCAAAACTTGCTTCTGGATTAACAATCCACTGCAAAATTGCAGGACGGTTTTTTACATATTCAGATAAATCGGCTTTAAAGGTGACATAAACTGTACCTGCACGCGCCATAATCCCTTCAAGCGGAAGATTGAGCTGTTCAAGTACACGAGATTTTGCACCATCCATACCGACTAAGTATTTGGCACGTAAGCTAAATTCAGTGTTGGTGATACGATTTAAAAATGTTGCGGTTACACCTGATTCATCTTGCTCATGAGAGAGATATTCAGTATTAAAATTATAGATTGCACCACGTTCAGCAGCATTTTTGACCAAAAGCGCTTCCATTTTCGGCTGGATTAAGTCAACAAGAGGACAAGGACTGCCCTGAATATAATCGCCATGACGTTCATCACCTGTCCCCCAAGCACTTAATCGTGCAATTTCTTCACCGACCAAACTGGTGGTGATCAAGCTTTCGCCCATTTGATCCCATGGGGTAGCAATCTGTTTTACTTGATCTTCAATACCTAAATCACGTAAAACTTCCATAGCACGTTGATTGGTAATATGGGCACGAGGGCTATTGGCTAACCAAGAAAACTGAGTAAAAAGTTGAACTTTTACACCATAATTTGCCAAGGCCAAACCTAATGTTGAACCTGCAGGTCCTGTACCAATGATTAAAACATCAGTGTCGTAATGTTGCGTCATCAAAGACTCCCTGTGCTGAACTGCAAATGCGTTAATGTGTTGAAGTCTAGGTAAATCTTTTTATGTGTTGAATGAATATTCATATAAACTATAGATAAATTGGTTTTTTGACTGCATCAACATTTAATGTTGCAATTGGACACAGAGGTATGCAATGGAACTGCGACATTTACGCTATTTTATGACAGTTGCAAAAGAACAGAGTTTTACCAAAGCAGCAGAAAAACTGTATACAGCCCAACCTTCTTTAAGTCAGCAAATTAAAGACTTAGAGCAAGAGGTGGGTGTGTCTTTATTTGATCGTACGACCCGAAAAGTAAAGTTAACCGATGAAGGAGAAGCTTTTTTACAATATGCAGAGTTGACCTTGGACAATGCTAAAAAGGCCATAGCTGCTGCACGTCAGGTGGCACAACAGAAAAATAATCAGATTCATATCGGATTTTTAAATGTGGCTGAACTCAAAGTTATGCCAAACATTCTCGCGCAGTTGAAGCAACATATACCTGATTTAAAAATTCATTTTCATAGTTTGACCTGTACCGAACAAATTCAAAAACTTAGAAATGCAGAATTGGATATTAGTTTTACGCGTTATGAATTAGCCCATGAAGATTATATAAATATTCATATTTTGACTGAGCAGATTTATTTGGTCGCAGCAGATCATCTACACCCATCAAATCGAGTATTGAAATTACAAGAACTGAATAATCATAATATTATTATGTGTGAACAAATGGCATCCCCAATCTTTTATGACAAATTGAATCATCTTTTGTCATTTGAGCAAAGACAGCAGGATCAAATGCTGTGGGTGACCAATGTATTACAACATATCAACTTGATTAATATGGGAATGGGTTTTAGCTTTGCACCTGAGTATTTACTTAAATTTCTCAATCATAATGTCAAAATCATAAAAACAGATGTGCAATTACCCCAATTAGGTTTATATGCAACTTATCATCGGGCTTCAAACAATGTCGCTTTAAAAATGATTGCGGATGCATTAAAGCAAAGCGCACAATTGAAACCTATAACGGAGTTGCTAGATGCTTAAATTGATCTATTACGTTCCAGAATCCCATCTTGAATCTACCAAACTTGCCATATTTGAAGCAGGTGCAGGGGGGATAGGCAATTACCAGCATTGTGCGTGGCAAGTATTGGGTACAGGTCAATTTAAACCAGTAAAAGGGGCGAATCCATTTATTGGTGAATTGGATGAATTAGAAAAAATTCCTGAATGGCGTGTGGAAACCATTGTGCCAGATGAAAAGGCCAAGCAGGTAGCAAATGCTTTAAAGGCAAGCCATCCATATGAAGAGCCTGCCTTTGAATTTATTCAAATTATTGAGATTGATTAAACTTTTTGAATAAATAAATCACGGTCAAAGCGATACTGTGGGAAGAATACACCATCTTCCGCACGTTCACCTGCAGCAATCACCATGATTGGGTATTGTTGATCATTTAAGCCTAAAATTTTACGGACCAAAGGCTCATCAAAACCTTCCATCATACAGCTGTCGAAACCATAAGCACGAAGCGCTAAAACCAGGTTCTCACATGCTAAAGCCGTAGTTTTACTTGCCCAAAGTAAGGCATCGGCAGGGTTGAATGCAGTTACAGGCATTTGTTTATCGAGTGTACGTGCAACTTTGTAAGCCACTTTCTTAAAGTTACCCAGTGCGTTGAAATAACCCGTTTTATAATTCAATGGAATATAGGTGTAATACTTTTTCACCAAAGGTGGAATTTCTGGAAACGGAAATTCGCTAATATTCTTTTTCGCCATTTGATCAATACGATCTGTGCGTGCCACACACACGATTAATTCCGAAGCTGTTCTTGCCGCCCATTGATTTAAACAGGCTTTGACCAACAGTTTTTTCTTTGCTGGATTTTGAACCACATAAAACGTCCAAGGCTGAAGATTCGATGAGTTTGGCGCAAGGAGAGCCAAATTTAAACAATCATCAAGAACATCACTTGGAATGGATTTTTCGGTAAATTTACGTACTGAACGACGGCTTTTGATCACGCTTTTAAAGTTTTCAACATCAATGTTTTCTGGTGCAACTTCAATATAGCGTTTCTTTTCGGGAGTCGACATGGGTTTAGACATCCTAAATGATTGGGTATGAAGGCAACATCATGTGTCTTATCTCGTGATGTTGCTATAGCTTCAATGCTCAAATTAAATATTAATATCTCAATTAAATTGAGTGAAATCAGGTTTGCGCTTTTGCATGAAGGCTTGTACTGCTTCCAGCATTTCTGGAGAACCGACACGATCCATAAAAATGCGTGCTTCATGGTTAATGCAATCTACAATCTCATCTAAATTATGCTTCATGAGTGCTTTGGTTGCGACCAAAGAAGCTAAAGGTAAAGCTGCAAGATGCGCTGCTTGTTTTTCGGCTTCTGCATAAGCATCTTCAACAATGTGATTGACTAGATTTGCGCTTGCTGCTGTCGCACTGTCAAATTTTTTCGCAGTGAGTAATAGTTCTGCAGCTTTATGATATCCCGCTTGTTGTATTAAAAGTTTGCTTGAAGCACCTTCAGGAGACAATCCTAGACTGACAAATGGAATTTGGAATAGGGCTGTATTGTCACTATAAACCAAGTCAGCATGTAGAAGAATGGTTACCCCAATTCCAATAGCAACACCTTTTACAGCAACAAGAAGCGGTTTAGAGAATTGTGCTGCTGCTTTTAAAAGTAAAAATGGAGGGCCATCTTCTGCAGCAATTTGACCTTTCATGGCAGCAGATTTCATAAAATCTTGCATGTCATTACCCGCAGTAAAATCTGCACCTTCACCACGTAAAATCACCACACGGACTTGATTGTTTTGATCGGCTTCATTCAAAGCATTCACTAAGCTTAGATAAAGTTCACTATAAAGTGCATTTTTTGCTTCAGGACGGTGAATGGCTAAAGTCAGTACACCATTTTCCAGATTCGCATTTAAATGTTCATGAGGTTGTTGAATACAGCTCAGTGTCATCGTACTATCCTTGCTTCAAAATTAAATTTAATGTTATGGATTCATTATGTCGCATAATAAACATGTTGACACTACTCATGAGTTCATAAAAAGTTCGAACATGATGAAATATAAATTTGATGATCTGGTTTACATCGGACGTTTTCAGCCTTTTCATTTGGCGCATATGCAAACCATTAAAATCGCATTGGAACACAG contains these protein-coding regions:
- a CDS encoding KGW motif small protein, encoding MINVNKYNELDKLSLRQKGWKIFAAVIALQMLFLLLSYMLHP
- a CDS encoding HAD family hydrolase encodes the protein MQKTIKTSLAMMIGLSFGLSSMSIYAKTIETQTIPVKETKNSRSNSLQLSNAQLKQSALEKGNWDAFNYAQLNRLILEKGHQSPNYDPKRKPYVVFDFDNTSVFLDIEEASLIYQLENLNFKVTPAELNKIIRIGISEQNFVEDYNNKAGQPVSINTIAPDIIESYTWLYQNYVGLKGKKTLTQVKENPHYQNFITKMRYLYAAIGDTFDHDVSYPWVTYLFAGFKPEEVSHLALTAYQQQQKQAIGPVTWTSPESLKGKAGAVSVTWENGLRPYKDVRNLYQAFMNNGFDVYVCSASFIDVIKGVATDKSIGFNVPKQNIYAMELKHDQNGRIKPVFNQDYYQTQGKGKTLTIQKFLVSKYGYGPVFISGDSEGDQNMMQDFKDTEKVLIINRLRKPTSDVGKFSKLAVDTYGQANAKYLLQGRDANTGEFIPSNKSLAFGANEAKALK
- a CDS encoding FAD-dependent oxidoreductase, producing MTQHYDTDVLIIGTGPAGSTLGLALANYGVKVQLFTQFSWLANSPRAHITNQRAMEVLRDLGIEDQVKQIATPWDQMGESLITTSLVGEEIARLSAWGTGDERHGDYIQGSPCPLVDLIQPKMEALLVKNAAERGAIYNFNTEYLSHEQDESGVTATFLNRITNTEFSLRAKYLVGMDGAKSRVLEQLNLPLEGIMARAGTVYVTFKADLSEYVKNRPAILQWIVNPEASFGDLGMGLLRAITPWNEWIMGWGFDISKGEPQVTEQQVRARLNTFVGTEVEDVEIQKVSYWYVNQTWATEYSKGRVFCGGDAVHRHPPSSGLGSNTCMQDAFNLGWKLAYAVKGWADESLLESYTTERAPVGKQIVARANQSRFDYKHLKEVFGFDQGVTTQQQMLDRIFAEDEHGAEIRQKLFKALEIKHYEFNAQGVELNQRYGSNAVIAEIEPEVFVKDEQLYLQATTRPGAKIPHTWLIDAKGNKQSTLDITGHGRFTLLTGLSGQGWKKAVDALNLPYLDVIQIGCRDYRDVYGTWNKLSEIHESGAILVRPDGYVAWRYQDSTNNEFDYLNTLKAVLKQVQLTV
- a CDS encoding LysR family transcriptional regulator; this encodes MELRHLRYFMTVAKEQSFTKAAEKLYTAQPSLSQQIKDLEQEVGVSLFDRTTRKVKLTDEGEAFLQYAELTLDNAKKAIAAARQVAQQKNNQIHIGFLNVAELKVMPNILAQLKQHIPDLKIHFHSLTCTEQIQKLRNAELDISFTRYELAHEDYINIHILTEQIYLVAADHLHPSNRVLKLQELNNHNIIMCEQMASPIFYDKLNHLLSFEQRQQDQMLWVTNVLQHINLINMGMGFSFAPEYLLKFLNHNVKIIKTDVQLPQLGLYATYHRASNNVALKMIADALKQSAQLKPITELLDA
- a CDS encoding NGG1p interacting factor NIF3, whose translation is MLKLIYYVPESHLESTKLAIFEAGAGGIGNYQHCAWQVLGTGQFKPVKGANPFIGELDELEKIPEWRVETIVPDEKAKQVANALKASHPYEEPAFEFIQIIEID
- a CDS encoding nitroreductase family protein, which codes for MSTPEKKRYIEVAPENIDVENFKSVIKSRRSVRKFTEKSIPSDVLDDCLNLALLAPNSSNLQPWTFYVVQNPAKKKLLVKACLNQWAARTASELIVCVARTDRIDQMAKKNISEFPFPEIPPLVKKYYTYIPLNYKTGYFNALGNFKKVAYKVARTLDKQMPVTAFNPADALLWASKTTALACENLVLALRAYGFDSCMMEGFDEPLVRKILGLNDQQYPIMVIAAGERAEDGVFFPQYRFDRDLFIQKV
- a CDS encoding enoyl-CoA hydratase-related protein produces the protein MTLSCIQQPHEHLNANLENGVLTLAIHRPEAKNALYSELYLSLVNALNEADQNNQVRVVILRGEGADFTAGNDMQDFMKSAAMKGQIAAEDGPPFLLLKAAAQFSKPLLVAVKGVAIGIGVTILLHADLVYSDNTALFQIPFVSLGLSPEGASSKLLIQQAGYHKAAELLLTAKKFDSATAASANLVNHIVEDAYAEAEKQAAHLAALPLASLVATKALMKHNLDEIVDCINHEARIFMDRVGSPEMLEAVQAFMQKRKPDFTQFN